A genomic segment from Phoenix dactylifera cultivar Barhee BC4 unplaced genomic scaffold, palm_55x_up_171113_PBpolish2nd_filt_p 000800F, whole genome shotgun sequence encodes:
- the LOC120107224 gene encoding AUGMIN subunit 2-like, translating to MSVSGDAGWATKKPPKRLGGMAEALSIASDLGFSIPPLQEDQQSMVNSFGGDKSDDLIRVLRELTSVQRNIANLQVELQGRKDDKNVAHLTHVSEMEKKCESLARITAILKDVIQNKDRIIARLQQPYSLDCIPVEAEYQKQFSELLLKAASDYGALTTSVADLQWSQNFRESPSVWGEMLRPIPAALASCTRFFEAMSAMRDSFATLQQLRVGHSSSPMTLSDSSGGDSRFLTPSQWREGTMSSGDPIVDNWRQEAEGRVEEGDAGDGINQRRLSWPPSLRKGP from the exons ATGTCGGTTTCCGGTGACGCGGGCTGGGCCACGAAGAAGCCTCCGAAGCGCCTTGGAGGCATGGCCGAAGCCCTCTCCATCGCTTCCGATCTCGGCTTCTCCATCCCTCCCCTCCAG GAAGATCAACAAAGCATGGTTAACTCCTTTGGTGGTGACAAAAGTGATGACTTGATAAGGGTTTTAAGAGAGCTTACTTCAGTGCAAAGAAACATCGCCAATTTGCAAGTGGAACTTCAAGGACGAAAG GATGATAAAAATGTGGCACATCTAACCCATGTGAGTGAAATGGAAAAGAAATGCGAGTCTTTGGCCAGAATCACTGCTATTTTAAAAGATGTTATCCAGAACAAG GATCGCATCATTGCTCGGCTTCAACAACCATATTCTCTAGATTGCATTCCAGTGGAAGCTGAATACCAG AAACAATTTTCGGAGCTGTTGCTGAAGGCTGCTAGTGATTATGGGGCTTTGACAACATCTGTTGCTGATCTCCAGTGGAGCCAGAACTTCAGAGAATCACCATCAGTGTGGGGG GAAATGCTTCGTCCGATCCCTGCTGCCTTGGCATCCTGCACTCGTTTCTTTGAGGCCATGTCTGCCATGAGGGATTCATTTGCGACCCTCCAACAGCTACGTGTGGGTCACTCTTCCTCACCTATGACACTGAGTGACTCTTCGGGAGGGGATTCTAGGTTTTTGACACCTTCTCAATGGAGAGAGGGGACAATGAGCTCTGGTGATCCAATTGTCGATAATTGGAGACAAGAGGCAGAGGGTAGAGTGGAGGAGGGTGATGCGGGCGATGGCATCAATCAGAGGAGGTTATCTTGGCCTCCCTCGCTTAGGAAGGGCCCCTGA
- the LOC120107222 gene encoding bZIP transcription factor 39-like, which translates to MAENSFLDPSPFDSNPSMDASYPPFFDSDLTLDDLPLPADFGEDFSFHDFDISPDFPIEDLLRSPEEQPFPPSGNGSQSPNSNDGSGVSSSCPTSGHQSSDLSRNNGPSSPDSGHSAACSPNSGNSSGVTSQELKLEDENSRWNLKRKQDGEDGCPNPIANPNLRNSKYQRSEQGNCASAFNAGCEEEEKRKARLMRNRESAQLSRQRKKHYVEELEEKVKLMHSTINELNTKISYIMAENANLRQQLGGSSANCPPPGVYPPPPMAPMHFPWIPGYAVRPQGSQVPLVPIPKLKPQQPASASRAKKSESKKNESKVKKVASVSLLGLLFILLFFRSIVPGVTPRYGGDRDEVFGELGVAKDGIFGRSKGSILSVNGRGSGVNSTDEIGLCNGKMDLGEGGVDWVTRRRCETGVDGSVFKVKQNLSETLPALLYVPRNGKHVKINGNLIINSVLASEKAMAQTKSRDQVRQSSSKEGEETGLAIPDNVALALALSRSGREVDQHSNSYRSAGEHQRALASDSEDVYGDNSKRIPADGPLHQWFREGMTGPGLSSGMCTEVFQFDVSPASAPGGIIPAPKIVNTPDANATEKLHPSAHPRKMKNRRIMYPEPIPLPGTTLNDTEHFAEPSKSRKLHDNKSVSSVVVSVLADPREAGDGEGDARISPKSLSRIFVVVLLDSVKYVTYSCGLPFKSSGPHLVD; encoded by the exons ATGGCGGAGAATTCCTTCCTCGACCCGTCCCCCTTCGACTCCAATCCATCGATGGATGCCTCCTATCCTCCCTTCTTCGATTCGGACCTCACCCTTGACGATCTTCCCCTCCCCGCCGATTTCGGCGAGGATTTCTCCTTTCACGACTTCGACATCAGCCCCGATTTCCCCATCGAGGATTTGCTCCGGTCGCCGGAGGAGCAGCCATTCCCTCCCTCCGGCAATGGATCCCAGTCGCCTAATTCAAACGACGGATCCGGCGTATCCTCCTCCTGCCCGACCTCCGGCCATCAAAGCTCCGATCTTTCCCGGAATAATGGCCCCTCCTCCCCTGACTCCGGCCACTCCGCCGCCTGTTCACCCAATTCCGGCAACTCCTCCGGCGTCACCAGCCAGGAGCTGAAGCTGGAGGATGAGAACAGCAGGTGGAACCTCAAGAGGAAGCAGGACGGAGAGGATGGATGCCCTAACCCTATTGCTAACCCAAACCTTAGGAACAGCAAGTATCAGCGATCGGAGCAGGGGAACTGCGCGAGTGCTTTTAATGCGGGGtgcgaggaggaggagaagaggaaggcgaGGCTGATGAGGAACAGGGAGAGCGCCCAGCTCTCGAGGCAGCGGAAGAAGCATTACGTCGAGGAGCTGGAGGAGAAGGTGAAGTTGATGCACTCCACGATCAATGAACTGAACACCAAGATCTCGTACATCATGGCAGAGAATGCGAACCTACGGCAGCAATTGGGCGGAAGCAGCGCGAACTGCCCTCCGCCGGGTGTTTATCCTCCGCCACCGATGGCGCCCATGCACTTCCCGTGGATCCCGGGATATGCCGTGAGGCCCCAAGGGTCTCAGGTTCCTTTGGTTCCTATACCTAAATTGAAGCCTCAGCAGCCTGCCTCAGCTTCCAGGGCCAAGAAGTCTGAGAGCAAGAAGAACGAGAGCAAGGTCAAGAAAGTTGCAAGTGTGAGCCTATTGGGGCTTTTGTTTATTTTGCTGTTTTTCAGAAGTATAGTTCCAGGAGTGACTCCTAGGTATGGAGGAGATAGAGATGAAGTATTTGGTGAGTTAGGTGTCGCCAAAGATGGGATTTTTGGTCGGTCTAAAGGAAGCATTTTGAGTGTCAATGGTCGTGGTAGTGGTGTGAATAGTACTGATGAAATTGGATTATGCAATGGAAAGATGGATCTTGGCGAAGGAGGTGTTGATTGGGTCACTCGTAGGAGATGTGAGACTGGAGTGGATGGATCTGTGTTCAAAGTCAAACAGAACTTGAGCGAGACTCTGCCTGCTTTGCTATATGTTCCAAGAAATGGAAAACATGTGAAGATTAATGGAAATTTGATAATCAATTCGGTTCTTGCTAGCGAGAAGGCCATGGCACAAACAAAGTCTAGAGATCAGGTGAGGCAATCGTCAAGTAAAGAAGGTGAAGAGACGGGTCTAGCTATTCCTGATAATGTGGCCTTGGCTTTGGCCCTTTCTAGAAGTGGAAGAGAGGTGGATCAACATTCTAACTCGTATAGGAGCGCAGGTGAACATCAGAGAGCACTTGCTTCTGATTCTGAAGACGTATATGGGGACAATTCAAAGAGAATACCAGCTGATGGACCACTGCATCAATGGTTCCGTGAAGGAATGACAG GTCCAGGATTAAGTTCCGGCATGTGCACTGAAGTATTCCAGTTTGATGTCTCACCAGCCTCTGCTCCAGGTGGTATCATTCCTGCCCCTAAAATTGTTAATACTCCAGATGCTAATGCTACTGAGAAGCTACACCCATCTGCTCAtccaaggaagatgaagaatagGAGGATAATGTatcctgagccaattccacTCCCTGGAACAACTCTTAATGATACAGAACACTTTGCAGAGCCTTCTAAAAGCAGGAAATTACATGATAACAAATCTGTTTCCTCGGTGGTCGTCTCTGTGCTGGCTGATCCTAGGGAGGCTGGTGATGGGGAGGGTGATGCCAGGATCTCGCCGAAGTCTCTCTCTCGAATCTTTGTTGTTGTGCTTCTTGATAGTGTCAAGTATGTTACTTACTCCTGTGGTCTCCCATTCAAAAGTAGTGGCCCCCATCTTGTAGACTAG